From Schizosaccharomyces pombe strain 972h- genome assembly, chromosome: II, the proteins below share one genomic window:
- the the4 gene encoding acyl-coenzyme A thioesterase The4: MPETKLVALPEFQELKSNDEYISMQPYKGEDNKSYIANLVRHNALTFCPYYFIEKSGKGSVVYFHPTSDLCGYKNIVHGGFITTMLDEALAFGVFPNFPSKMGVTVQLDTTYVAPALCSHLYKIVTKTTKVEGRKCWTSGELLRLNGSEPPVLCAKASGFFVEPSKLNLEHHVKK; encoded by the coding sequence atgcCCGAAACCAAGTTAGTAGCACTCCCTGAATTCCAAGAGTTGAAGTCAAATGATGAATATATCTCTATGCAGCCTTATAAAGGCGAGGATAATAAATCATATATCGCAAACTTAGTACGACACAATGCTCTTACCTTTTGCCCATACTATTTTATCGAAAAGTCGGGTAAAGGTTCTGTGGTTTATTTTCATCCCACATCAGATCTGTGTggatataaaaatatcgTTCATGGAGGGTTCATCACCACTATGTTGGATGAAGCCTTGGCATTTGGCGTGTTTCCTAATTTCCCTTCTAAAATGGGCGTAACTGTTCAATTAGATACTACATATGTGGCACCCGCTTTATGTTCTCATCTGTATAAGATTGTCACGAAAACCACGAAAGTCGAAGGGAGGAAATGCTGGACCTCTGGAGAATTACTGCGATTGAATGGATCTGAGCCTCCAGTACTATGCGCAAAGGCCTCTGGATTTTTCGTGGAGCCCTCCAAGTTGAACCTTGAACATCATGTTAAAAAGTAG